One part of the Mariniblastus fucicola genome encodes these proteins:
- a CDS encoding potassium channel family protein, with protein sequence MGLLILASITLTLVEFWFDYRLQPGSADGGLLDIIFQPVTASKLAMLERCSDVITGIFVVELTLRFLAFGNWRRFLAEHWLDVLATIPLFRIFRTARALRFLRLFRLFRLMGVLSRLSTHYPYILRRGALDFLVICGLLIVSVAFGTIAIMRAERSTRNHPDAAVASATDVDSNGVASSLKPGDATDLIAQPGVAVDYDIAELPSSDGAEFNFENSFWFSVYTLLAGEPIPGTPHSLSGRVITVFLMFMGMTIFAIFAGTVSAFMVDRLRVEGKVVNLDELDDHVVICGWTAKTETIIHEYRATKATKSTPIVVISELESDQLDSHIERLPNVWLMHDDFTKLSALKRAGIERAKSCLVLSDTSGGRSEQDADARTILAALTAEKINPDVYTCAELFNRDYASHLDIGHVNDYVISGEYGAHMLAQASRSRGLMEVLGELLTSRRGNEFHRQAIPDNWIGTSFNEQFATAKMEKDVVLLAVHPAGEANARPIVNPTNHTFTEGDEVVVISRGGVTL encoded by the coding sequence GTGGGGCTGTTGATCCTGGCTTCGATCACGCTGACGCTGGTCGAATTTTGGTTCGACTACCGCTTGCAACCTGGATCCGCTGACGGCGGCTTGCTGGATATAATTTTCCAACCGGTGACCGCGTCGAAGCTGGCGATGCTGGAACGGTGTAGTGATGTGATCACCGGGATTTTTGTCGTCGAACTGACGCTGCGTTTTCTGGCTTTCGGAAACTGGCGGCGATTCCTGGCTGAACACTGGCTAGATGTGCTGGCAACGATTCCACTGTTTCGAATCTTTCGAACTGCCCGGGCGTTGCGATTCCTGAGGCTGTTCCGCCTGTTTCGACTGATGGGAGTCCTCTCGAGGCTGTCGACTCATTACCCTTACATTCTGCGACGCGGTGCGTTGGACTTTCTGGTCATCTGCGGCCTGTTGATCGTTTCCGTTGCGTTTGGAACGATCGCAATTATGCGAGCCGAACGTTCGACGCGGAATCACCCCGATGCTGCGGTTGCGTCGGCGACCGATGTTGATTCGAACGGTGTCGCGAGTAGCCTCAAGCCTGGCGATGCGACAGACTTGATTGCTCAACCGGGTGTTGCTGTTGATTATGATATCGCAGAACTACCGTCTTCCGATGGTGCCGAATTCAATTTTGAAAACTCGTTCTGGTTCAGCGTGTACACGTTGCTGGCGGGCGAACCAATTCCGGGAACGCCGCATTCGCTTTCCGGGCGAGTTATAACCGTCTTTCTCATGTTCATGGGGATGACGATCTTCGCCATTTTTGCCGGAACGGTGTCGGCTTTCATGGTCGATCGATTACGAGTGGAAGGAAAAGTTGTGAACCTGGACGAACTTGATGACCACGTGGTTATTTGTGGCTGGACCGCGAAAACGGAAACGATCATTCATGAATACCGTGCGACCAAAGCGACTAAATCGACTCCGATCGTCGTGATATCGGAGTTGGAATCCGATCAGCTGGACAGCCACATCGAGCGGCTGCCCAACGTGTGGCTGATGCATGACGATTTCACCAAACTGAGCGCTCTCAAACGTGCCGGGATCGAGCGAGCCAAATCCTGCCTCGTGCTTTCGGATACTTCGGGCGGTCGATCCGAACAGGACGCGGATGCCCGCACGATTCTGGCTGCTCTCACCGCAGAGAAAATAAATCCTGACGTCTACACCTGTGCCGAGCTTTTCAATCGCGACTACGCTTCGCATTTGGACATTGGCCACGTGAATGATTACGTGATCAGCGGTGAGTACGGAGCTCACATGCTGGCTCAGGCTTCAAGAAGCCGCGGTTTGATGGAAGTTCTGGGCGAGCTGCTAACCAGTCGACGGGGCAACGAGTTTCACCGCCAGGCGATCCCGGACAACTGGATTGGAACGAGTTTTAACGAGCAATTTGCTACGGCGAAGATGGAGAAGGACGTGGTGCTCCTGGCGGTCCATCCGGCTGGCGAAGCAAACGCTCGGCCGATCGTCAATCCGACCAATCACACGTTCACCGAAGGAGACGAAGTCGTCGTCATCAGTCGGGGCGGCGTGACGCTGTAG
- the fhcD gene encoding formylmethanofuran--tetrahydromethanopterin N-formyltransferase: MKIGNTIIEDTFAEGFGIRYTRLIVTAHDAWWLGAGLTEFCGYGSSVILCDAEVGIEVPKIANSIDGRAAASVLAFGFSADGLAKAISKRTGQCLMTCATTAVFDGMKIPGDSPFEVMPSDAEDAKPIPLGDHIRYFGDGFQKSKIIGDRRLWRIPVMEGEFIVEDATTCRKGVAGGNFLIQSTNLTSGLDAARRAVEAIKPLPNVITPFPGGVVRSGSKVGSRYEALVASTSHTFCPTLRGRVESKVHPDANCVLEIVINGVDFDSVKSALKSGIHAAIDPKFAGDSIVAISAGNYGGDLGKHHFQLHDVMQDSAAETESTADAETEAGS; encoded by the coding sequence ATGAAAATCGGAAACACAATCATCGAAGACACCTTTGCCGAAGGTTTCGGCATACGATACACGCGGCTGATTGTGACGGCTCACGATGCGTGGTGGCTCGGTGCCGGTCTGACCGAATTCTGCGGCTACGGCAGTTCGGTGATTCTATGCGATGCCGAAGTCGGTATTGAAGTTCCGAAAATTGCAAACTCCATCGATGGCCGCGCGGCAGCCAGCGTGTTGGCGTTCGGGTTTTCTGCTGACGGGTTGGCAAAAGCAATTTCAAAACGCACGGGCCAATGCCTGATGACTTGTGCAACGACAGCGGTCTTTGACGGGATGAAGATTCCGGGAGACAGCCCCTTCGAAGTCATGCCTTCCGATGCCGAAGACGCGAAACCAATTCCGCTTGGCGACCACATTCGATACTTTGGCGACGGATTTCAGAAAAGTAAAATTATCGGTGACCGGAGGCTATGGAGAATTCCGGTTATGGAAGGAGAGTTCATCGTCGAAGACGCGACGACCTGCCGCAAAGGAGTCGCCGGAGGAAACTTTCTCATCCAGTCCACGAATCTGACGTCGGGACTCGACGCCGCACGAAGAGCAGTTGAAGCAATCAAACCGCTGCCCAACGTGATCACCCCGTTTCCCGGCGGAGTCGTTCGCAGCGGTAGTAAAGTCGGTTCCAGGTATGAAGCCCTCGTTGCTTCGACATCGCACACGTTTTGCCCGACGCTACGTGGGCGCGTTGAATCAAAGGTCCATCCCGACGCGAACTGCGTGTTGGAGATCGTGATCAACGGAGTCGATTTTGACTCGGTAAAATCAGCCCTGAAATCCGGAATCCATGCGGCGATCGATCCGAAGTTTGCTGGCGATTCGATTGTCGCGATCAGTGCTGGAAACTACGGCGGCGACCTTGGCAAACACCATTTTCAGTTGCACGACGTGATGCAGGACTCGGCGGCCGAAACAGAATCCACTGCCGATGCGGAAACGGAAGCGGGTTCCTGA
- a CDS encoding S41 family peptidase, whose protein sequence is MPLRNLLIIAITIAVALVCYRTAAKNRYANLFAEAMDVVDAKSLTVVPREQLFDAAMNGMFGKLDRYSRYISGEMFRDFDEAISQKFGGLGIYVERHVQDNSLVILAAIPGGPASQSGLRSGDRIVEIDGEPTLDLDRKQGVELLRGDVGEVAKLRIQREGEFLDVDVARRVIAVESVVGDSRDDQGNWVFRLESNPRIGYMRLRQFGERTAEEVETALEQINGKVDSVIIDLRHNSGGLLTSAISICDMFLEPGKEIVSTQGRNRMRQSEHASSEKLSIDQNVPVVILINRYSASASEIVAGCLQDHGRATLIGEQSWGKGTVQNIIPVRPNVSVMKLTTASYWRPSGKPIDRSTSGAEESGIWGVRPEPAFAVPMEESDVWRNFQKRNLRDIETLIPPEQQNDLLPILLERPLLVVEPRDAGSEDPVTPVEDVEEKASSLLEWSDEVLDRAIDFLEPVAHRAAA, encoded by the coding sequence ATGCCGCTTAGAAATTTACTGATCATTGCCATCACGATTGCTGTCGCATTGGTCTGCTATCGAACTGCTGCGAAGAACCGGTACGCGAATCTGTTCGCCGAAGCGATGGATGTCGTTGACGCGAAATCGCTCACGGTCGTCCCCCGAGAACAGCTTTTTGATGCGGCGATGAATGGAATGTTTGGAAAGCTGGACCGCTATTCGCGATACATTTCAGGCGAGATGTTTCGTGATTTTGATGAAGCCATCAGCCAAAAGTTTGGGGGGCTGGGGATCTATGTCGAGCGTCACGTTCAGGACAATTCACTGGTGATCCTCGCGGCAATTCCTGGCGGACCGGCTTCGCAATCGGGGCTCAGGAGCGGCGATCGGATCGTGGAAATCGATGGGGAGCCGACCCTTGATCTGGATCGAAAACAGGGAGTCGAGCTGTTGCGTGGCGACGTCGGCGAAGTCGCAAAGCTGCGGATTCAACGCGAGGGCGAGTTTCTGGACGTCGATGTCGCGCGGCGAGTCATTGCTGTCGAAAGCGTCGTGGGGGATTCGCGCGACGATCAGGGCAATTGGGTTTTCCGCCTGGAATCCAATCCGAGAATTGGCTATATGCGACTGCGGCAGTTCGGTGAACGGACTGCCGAAGAAGTCGAGACCGCGTTGGAGCAAATCAACGGGAAAGTCGACAGCGTGATCATCGACTTGCGTCACAATTCTGGCGGGTTGCTGACGAGCGCCATTTCAATTTGCGATATGTTTCTCGAACCGGGCAAGGAGATTGTCAGCACTCAGGGCCGCAACCGGATGCGACAGAGCGAACATGCCTCCAGTGAAAAACTTTCAATCGATCAAAACGTTCCGGTGGTGATTCTGATTAACCGTTACTCGGCCAGCGCAAGTGAGATCGTGGCGGGATGTCTTCAGGATCACGGCCGGGCGACTTTGATTGGTGAACAATCGTGGGGCAAAGGAACCGTCCAGAACATCATCCCGGTTCGCCCCAACGTCAGCGTGATGAAACTGACCACGGCCAGCTATTGGCGCCCCAGTGGAAAACCCATTGATCGCAGCACAAGCGGTGCTGAGGAAAGCGGCATTTGGGGAGTGCGACCAGAACCAGCGTTCGCGGTCCCGATGGAAGAGTCCGATGTCTGGAGGAACTTTCAAAAGCGAAATCTCCGCGACATTGAAACGTTGATTCCGCCCGAGCAACAAAATGACCTGTTGCCAATTTTGCTGGAGAGGCCTTTGCTCGTTGTTGAGCCACGCGATGCGGGTTCGGAAGATCCGGTCACGCCGGTTGAGGACGTCGAAGAGAAAGCTTCGAGTTTGCTTGAATGGTCGGATGAAGTTTTGGATAGAGCGATTGACTTCCTCGAACCGGTCGCGCATCGAGCCGCTGCTTGA
- a CDS encoding fasciclin domain-containing protein, with translation MRSFAAASLIFVIASFQLANVQLANAQQKSIVETAVGAGNFNTLVAAVKAAGLVDALAGDQQLTVFAPTDEAFEKLDPVLLQSLLQPENRDQLKAILTYHVVPGRVKASDAYGLNAADSLQGQRLNLKLREELPLVNDASLVATDIECRNGIIHVVDEVLLPATKTIPEIAVEAGVFNTLVAAASAADLVDVLGGEGPFTVFAPADEAFAKLPAGTVESLLLPENKQKLADILKYHVVAGRVYDEQAVKSRSANTLLGRSVQVKFAAAGLMVNDATVTSKNVEASNGVIHIVDSVLLPPSAMSAGEALAILESAIDRGVPVYNSGHHAQCCDLYSNALNQVKDAGVDGMQNYVSTVASNAMHNASQTVNDADRAWALRRGIDSLRVRFGSAMVR, from the coding sequence ATGAGATCGTTCGCTGCAGCCAGCCTTATCTTCGTCATCGCGAGCTTTCAGCTTGCCAACGTGCAACTCGCAAACGCTCAACAAAAATCGATCGTCGAAACGGCAGTCGGAGCGGGAAACTTTAATACGCTCGTCGCGGCCGTAAAAGCAGCAGGGCTTGTCGATGCACTTGCCGGCGATCAACAGTTGACCGTTTTTGCGCCCACCGACGAAGCATTTGAAAAACTCGATCCTGTCCTGCTCCAATCGCTTCTGCAGCCAGAGAATCGCGATCAATTGAAAGCGATCCTGACCTACCATGTCGTGCCGGGGAGAGTGAAGGCATCTGATGCGTACGGCTTGAACGCGGCCGACTCGCTGCAAGGCCAGCGACTGAATTTGAAGCTCCGCGAAGAGTTACCTTTAGTCAACGATGCGTCGCTGGTCGCCACTGATATCGAATGTCGCAACGGCATCATCCATGTTGTCGATGAAGTTTTGTTGCCGGCGACGAAGACGATTCCCGAGATTGCTGTCGAAGCCGGCGTGTTCAACACGCTAGTCGCTGCAGCCAGCGCCGCTGACTTGGTCGATGTTCTTGGTGGCGAAGGCCCATTTACAGTTTTTGCCCCAGCGGACGAAGCGTTTGCCAAACTTCCGGCTGGAACTGTTGAGTCTTTGTTGCTGCCGGAAAATAAACAAAAGCTTGCTGACATTCTGAAGTATCACGTTGTCGCAGGTCGCGTTTACGACGAGCAAGCCGTCAAGTCCCGATCGGCAAACACGCTGCTGGGCCGAAGCGTTCAGGTCAAGTTCGCTGCCGCGGGACTGATGGTGAATGATGCGACGGTCACCAGCAAAAACGTCGAAGCTTCCAACGGAGTCATCCATATCGTCGACAGCGTTCTGCTGCCGCCGTCTGCGATGTCAGCGGGCGAAGCGTTGGCGATTCTTGAGTCCGCGATAGATCGCGGCGTCCCCGTTTACAACAGCGGGCATCATGCTCAATGCTGCGACCTTTATTCCAACGCGTTGAATCAAGTCAAAGATGCTGGAGTCGACGGGATGCAGAACTACGTTTCAACGGTCGCCTCGAATGCGATGCACAATGCCAGCCAGACCGTGAACGACGCCGACCGAGCGTGGGCCTTGCGTCGCGGCATCGACAGCCTTCGAGTTCGTTTCGGCTCGGCTATGGTGCGTTAG
- a CDS encoding GntR family transcriptional regulator, translated as MSGVLFVFFNINTSNGVPVYEQIARQIVFAVANRGIEVGELVPSVRNLSRELAVNPNTVARAYRQLQDSGVLETVRGEGLAVTRGAAQKCKATRKKLVGDRILSVLQEARQSQLTEEEIKSLFNESLATSKKLAAKNRTRK; from the coding sequence ATGTCGGGAGTTCTTTTCGTGTTCTTCAATATCAACACCTCCAACGGCGTTCCGGTCTACGAGCAGATTGCTCGTCAGATCGTTTTTGCCGTCGCCAACCGCGGGATCGAAGTCGGCGAACTGGTGCCTTCGGTGAGGAACCTCTCTCGTGAATTGGCGGTCAATCCAAACACCGTCGCTCGGGCCTATCGTCAGTTGCAGGATTCCGGCGTGCTGGAAACGGTTCGTGGCGAAGGGCTGGCAGTGACTCGAGGGGCGGCTCAAAAGTGCAAAGCGACGCGCAAAAAATTGGTCGGCGATCGAATTCTCTCAGTGCTCCAGGAGGCACGACAAAGCCAATTGACCGAAGAGGAAATCAAGTCGCTGTTCAACGAGTCGCTGGCGACATCGAAAAAGCTTGCGGCCAAAAATCGGACCAGAAAATAG
- a CDS encoding ABC transporter ATP-binding protein: protein MVELRDVSKRYRTVRAMENVSFRIPPGVVFALLGENGAGKTTTIRSMLGLEQPDSGTVRVLAMDPRKDGIEIRRKIGCVPDAPKLYDWMKVSEIAWFAGGFYPEGYVAEFERLAAEFELPMNVKIKTLSKGGKAKVSLALAMAHTPELLILDEPTSGLDTLVRRKFLESMVDVASAGRTVFLSSHQIPEVERVADYVAIMNEGKIRVCEKLETLKAEIEQWVVTLENPECSLPPCDSFLLTHEGIGQRRQQLTVRSPEPNALWALRDTEGVLQVDVHTPSLEEIFVAYLKSGKNDWRSEQNSLPRDVPVSDASEEAKS from the coding sequence ATGGTTGAACTCAGAGATGTATCCAAGCGGTATCGTACGGTGCGCGCCATGGAGAACGTGTCGTTCAGGATACCTCCCGGCGTTGTTTTCGCATTGCTTGGCGAAAATGGAGCAGGGAAAACGACGACGATCAGATCGATGCTGGGCCTTGAGCAACCTGACTCTGGCACGGTGCGTGTGTTGGCGATGGATCCTCGCAAAGATGGCATCGAGATCCGTCGCAAGATTGGCTGTGTGCCTGATGCGCCGAAGCTTTACGACTGGATGAAGGTGAGCGAGATCGCGTGGTTCGCAGGTGGCTTTTATCCGGAGGGCTATGTTGCGGAATTTGAGCGGTTGGCGGCCGAGTTCGAATTGCCAATGAATGTCAAAATCAAAACGCTATCCAAGGGTGGGAAAGCCAAAGTTTCTCTCGCGTTGGCGATGGCTCACACGCCTGAGTTGCTGATTCTGGACGAGCCGACTTCGGGGCTTGATACGTTGGTCCGTCGCAAGTTCCTCGAGAGTATGGTCGATGTGGCGTCAGCAGGCCGAACGGTTTTTCTTTCAAGTCACCAGATCCCGGAAGTCGAACGGGTCGCAGATTATGTGGCGATCATGAACGAGGGCAAGATTCGAGTCTGTGAAAAGCTGGAAACGTTGAAGGCGGAAATCGAGCAGTGGGTGGTCACGCTCGAGAATCCTGAATGCTCATTGCCACCATGCGATTCATTTTTGCTTACCCACGAGGGCATCGGCCAGCGACGTCAGCAACTAACTGTGCGGAGCCCGGAACCTAACGCGTTGTGGGCTCTGAGAGATACCGAAGGCGTGCTGCAGGTCGATGTTCATACACCGTCATTGGAAGAAATTTTCGTCGCGTATCTGAAATCGGGAAAGAACGATTGGCGCTCGGAACAAAATTCACTGCCGCGTGACGTACCGGTTTCGGATGCGAGCGAGGAGGCGAAATCATGA
- a CDS encoding glycine zipper domain-containing protein, with amino-acid sequence MSFRVIQIAVLTTAMLVPLGCKSLYGQYQSSPRNDTIAGGVAGAIIGGIVGKQNDETPEGIAIGAALGALAGNVAGNARQDMEAQRRAYNEAAYRQQLVNQQVQQQAFQRSASVQDVISMTQNGIGSSVIMNHLQSVGVQQEIGVNEIITLHRAGVNEQVISLMQQMGSGQVAVQPTSAPVVVQPTPPVLVQPVAPTYVQPVIAPRPSIVIETYRPRPPVQYHYRSKPKSRHGSAPRGGVHYHHRF; translated from the coding sequence ATGAGTTTTCGAGTCATTCAAATCGCTGTACTGACGACAGCAATGTTGGTACCGCTTGGCTGCAAGTCACTCTATGGCCAGTATCAGAGTTCTCCGCGTAACGACACGATCGCGGGTGGAGTCGCGGGCGCTATCATCGGCGGAATCGTGGGAAAACAGAATGACGAAACGCCGGAAGGCATCGCCATCGGCGCAGCCCTTGGTGCGTTGGCTGGCAACGTCGCCGGAAACGCTCGACAGGATATGGAAGCCCAACGTCGGGCCTATAACGAAGCGGCTTACCGACAGCAGTTGGTCAATCAGCAAGTCCAGCAGCAGGCGTTTCAACGATCGGCATCGGTGCAGGACGTGATCAGCATGACACAGAATGGTATCGGAAGTTCTGTGATCATGAACCATCTTCAGAGTGTCGGTGTTCAGCAGGAGATCGGCGTCAACGAAATCATCACACTTCATCGTGCCGGCGTGAACGAGCAGGTGATCTCGCTGATGCAGCAGATGGGTTCAGGCCAGGTTGCGGTTCAACCGACGTCTGCTCCGGTCGTTGTTCAACCGACTCCACCGGTTTTGGTTCAGCCAGTTGCGCCGACGTATGTGCAGCCCGTGATCGCTCCCCGTCCGTCGATCGTCATCGAAACCTATCGGCCACGTCCTCCGGTTCAGTATCACTATCGGTCGAAGCCTAAGTCGAGACACGGCAGTGCTCCTCGCGGCGGCGTTCACTATCACCACCGATTTTAG
- a CDS encoding MoaD/ThiS family protein: MNRVKVLLFAQARQIADAESIEVMLPENGSVADLRAALSDAVPQLADLLARSSIALDQKYAVDQDVVNPGVEVAMIPPVSGG; this comes from the coding sequence ATGAACCGAGTCAAGGTTTTACTGTTCGCCCAAGCGAGACAGATCGCAGACGCTGAATCGATCGAGGTCATGTTGCCCGAAAATGGATCAGTGGCAGACCTGAGAGCGGCTCTTTCCGATGCGGTTCCGCAGTTGGCAGACTTGCTGGCGAGGTCCAGCATCGCGTTGGATCAAAAGTACGCAGTGGACCAGGATGTGGTGAATCCAGGCGTGGAAGTTGCGATGATTCCACCAGTCAGCGGCGGGTAG
- a CDS encoding anaerobic glycerol-3-phosphate dehydrogenase subunit C, translating to MDPDRARILADLSGVLDGQIRCDDLFLQIYASDASLYEIKPLAVVRPESLSDVVSVVKYAAENQLSVIPRGSGSNVIGASLGNGIVLDFSVGMRQILGVDRESVRVQPGVAIRDLNRNLESHQQMFSPDPATRSVTTIGGALAMNRTGSHWIASGTPRDKVVQLQMVMADGEVVQLDSVANQVWVNSASQPAGSAARIRELKSRVGNVIRSNEKLIADSIPDTKVNQAGYHLDSVMQSDDVDLTRLAIGSEGTLGIITEAVVRTDRLPTHRGVALLFFHQLQAAATAAVDIGKMGITACDLMDRRLLTLARETNEQFQRLLPVDAEAMLLVEFSADDNATLRDKLQHLTNRIQRRKKLAFEVRTTTQPAERNLYWHLVRRVVPSLYRLRGLRRAVPFIEDIAIAPDRLPEFLKRVHGVLNEHDITASIFSHTPQGMVHIRPFLNLADPKDIARMKPVAKAVFGLTLEMNGSISGSQGDGLGRTWFLRSQYGKLHPVFSEIKNIFDPQNVLNPGKIVGLPYSDLTDNLRIFQAEEPIVKTDSDAETSEDEAEEPTPRKLLTPFGRGKSKSGDGDGALPVLQPQLDWSVTQMGLAARNCNGCARCRTNMHTERMCPVYRASPREESSPRAKANLIRGVVSGALSPDQMAKDEFKEIADLCFNCHQCRLECPASVDIPKLMVEAKGQYYATNGLRVSDWILTRLDWLYGLGGRAPRLTNRMIRSPMWRWILDRVFGIAQGRKLPRFSTRTFARWAQKNQLGRPSRQQSRKVVYFYDAWVNWNDPELGRSFVEVLKHNNIDVLVPPNQGISGMSMISDGAIGRAQAIAERNVEMLAEWVRQGYRIVTTEPSAALALKHEYLNLLDDEDATKVAENTTDCCSFLMELHRSGELALDFNPLSALVGYHLPCHQRAILKSGLVSDIPAVKLMQLIPGMQVEVLDKGCSGMAGTYGLKRRNYRRSLRIGVHLIQAMRQPQLLAGSTECSSCKIQMEQGTYKTTVHPVKILALAYGLMPSELEDLFNRRSEELVVT from the coding sequence ATGGATCCCGATCGCGCACGAATTTTGGCTGACCTGTCCGGAGTGCTCGATGGGCAGATTCGATGCGACGATCTGTTTCTCCAGATCTACGCGTCTGATGCCAGCCTGTACGAGATCAAACCGCTGGCGGTTGTGCGTCCCGAATCGCTTTCTGACGTAGTGTCGGTCGTCAAATACGCGGCAGAGAACCAGCTTTCAGTTATTCCCCGCGGTTCGGGCAGCAACGTCATCGGAGCGTCGCTTGGTAATGGAATCGTGTTGGATTTTTCCGTCGGGATGCGACAGATTCTGGGAGTGGATCGCGAATCGGTGCGAGTCCAACCTGGCGTTGCGATTCGTGACCTGAATCGGAATCTGGAATCGCACCAGCAAATGTTCTCACCGGATCCAGCCACACGTTCGGTCACCACGATCGGCGGCGCGTTGGCCATGAACCGAACGGGCAGCCACTGGATCGCGTCGGGAACGCCACGAGACAAAGTCGTTCAGCTTCAGATGGTGATGGCGGACGGCGAGGTCGTACAGCTCGACTCTGTGGCCAACCAGGTTTGGGTGAACTCTGCTTCACAACCTGCTGGTTCCGCTGCTCGAATTCGAGAACTCAAATCACGCGTCGGCAACGTGATTCGATCCAACGAGAAACTGATCGCCGATTCAATTCCCGACACGAAGGTTAATCAGGCCGGATACCACCTGGACTCAGTCATGCAGTCCGATGATGTGGACCTGACGCGGTTGGCGATCGGCAGCGAAGGCACGTTGGGAATCATCACCGAAGCCGTGGTGCGAACCGATCGATTGCCGACGCATCGCGGCGTGGCGCTGTTGTTCTTTCATCAGCTTCAGGCCGCCGCGACTGCTGCGGTCGATATCGGCAAGATGGGAATCACGGCATGTGATTTGATGGACCGGCGTTTGCTGACGTTGGCACGCGAGACGAACGAGCAGTTTCAGCGTTTGCTTCCGGTGGATGCCGAAGCAATGTTGCTGGTGGAGTTTTCGGCGGACGACAATGCAACACTGCGTGACAAGCTGCAGCACTTGACGAATCGAATTCAGCGTCGCAAAAAGCTGGCGTTCGAGGTTCGCACGACGACGCAACCGGCCGAGCGAAATTTGTACTGGCATCTGGTGCGCCGCGTTGTGCCGTCGCTGTATCGACTGAGAGGATTGCGGCGAGCCGTTCCGTTCATTGAAGACATCGCGATCGCACCTGACCGGTTGCCGGAGTTTCTCAAACGCGTTCATGGAGTGCTGAACGAGCATGACATCACGGCGTCGATTTTCTCTCACACGCCGCAAGGCATGGTTCACATCCGACCGTTTCTGAACCTCGCCGATCCGAAGGACATTGCTCGCATGAAGCCGGTTGCCAAAGCCGTGTTTGGCTTGACGCTGGAAATGAATGGCTCGATCAGCGGCAGCCAGGGCGATGGCCTCGGGCGGACGTGGTTCCTGCGTTCTCAGTACGGAAAGCTGCACCCGGTGTTTTCGGAAATCAAAAACATTTTCGATCCGCAGAACGTGCTCAACCCGGGAAAGATCGTCGGTTTGCCTTACTCGGACTTGACCGACAACTTGCGGATTTTCCAGGCTGAAGAACCGATCGTGAAAACGGATAGCGATGCTGAAACTTCAGAAGATGAAGCCGAAGAACCGACGCCGAGGAAACTGCTGACTCCTTTCGGACGCGGCAAGTCAAAATCCGGGGATGGCGACGGAGCATTGCCGGTGCTTCAACCGCAGCTGGACTGGTCCGTCACGCAAATGGGATTGGCGGCGAGAAATTGCAACGGATGTGCTCGCTGTCGAACCAACATGCATACCGAGCGGATGTGTCCTGTTTACCGGGCGTCGCCACGCGAGGAGTCTTCTCCGCGAGCCAAAGCGAATTTGATTCGTGGCGTTGTGAGCGGCGCGTTGTCTCCGGATCAAATGGCGAAAGACGAGTTTAAGGAGATCGCTGATCTGTGCTTCAATTGCCATCAATGTCGGCTTGAATGCCCGGCTTCGGTCGACATTCCAAAGCTGATGGTGGAAGCGAAAGGACAGTACTACGCGACCAACGGCTTGCGTGTTTCAGACTGGATTCTGACGCGGCTGGATTGGCTGTACGGACTTGGCGGACGAGCGCCGAGATTGACGAATCGGATGATCCGCAGCCCAATGTGGCGTTGGATTCTGGATCGCGTTTTTGGAATCGCCCAGGGACGAAAACTGCCTCGGTTTTCAACGCGAACGTTTGCCCGCTGGGCACAGAAAAATCAACTTGGCCGCCCGTCGCGGCAACAGTCGAGAAAGGTCGTCTACTTTTACGACGCGTGGGTGAACTGGAACGATCCGGAGCTTGGTCGTAGCTTTGTTGAAGTGCTCAAGCACAACAATATTGATGTGCTTGTTCCTCCCAACCAGGGTATTTCTGGAATGTCGATGATTTCCGATGGAGCCATTGGGCGGGCTCAGGCGATCGCCGAACGCAATGTCGAAATGCTGGCCGAGTGGGTGCGGCAGGGCTATCGAATTGTGACGACCGAACCGTCAGCAGCATTGGCGCTCAAGCACGAGTATCTGAATCTGCTTGACGACGAGGACGCGACGAAAGTTGCTGAAAACACAACGGACTGTTGCTCGTTTTTAATGGAGCTTCATCGTAGCGGCGAACTTGCCCTCGATTTCAATCCGCTCAGTGCACTAGTGGGTTACCACCTGCCGTGCCATCAACGAGCGATTCTCAAATCGGGTTTGGTTTCCGACATCCCGGCCGTGAAGTTGATGCAATTGATTCCGGGGATGCAAGTTGAAGTGCTGGACAAAGGCTGCAGCGGAATGGCGGGAACATACGGGCTCAAGCGTCGAAACTATCGCCGGTCGTTGAGAATCGGAGTTCACTTGATTCAGGCGATGCGACAGCCGCAGTTGCTGGCCGGTTCGACGGAGTGCAGTTCCTGCAAGATTCAGATGGAGCAGGGAACTTACAAGACCACAGTTCACCCGGTGAAGATCCTTGCGTTGGCGTACGGTTTGATGCCGTCGGAGCTGGAAGACCTTTTCAATCGACGCAGCGAAGAATTGGTGGTGACATGA